The stretch of DNA CTCCGGCGAACTCGGCGGCGACATGGATGTTTCGACGAAGATTGCAATTTCGACGGGATTTGATTTGATGTGATGGAGCTTCTGGTCCGAGGACCCTTCCTTCTTATAGTAGGCAACTCAAATCCGGCTCGGGAAATCCATTGATTGGTGTTGGAGAAGAACACGTATTTGCTGTTGGAGAAGAACACGGAGTCCAATCACGACACGGGAGCAGCAACTCTGCCGCCGCTGGCAGCTTGCGACGCCCTGGGCACCAACTTGCAGCAGGTGGTGGAGGTTGAGGGAGGCGGCGACCACACGCAGGAGGCGGAGCTCGCCGTGGGGGCAGGCGAGAGCGCGCAGCTGCACGGGGATGAGGACGGGAGGGGCTTGGCAGTCCAGCGCGAAGCAGAGGGGGCGAGCGGTCGAGGCAGAGGCGTCGTCCTCTGCCCGAACTGCTGCTGCTCGATGCAGAGAGCTGCGGGCGGGCGTCTGGAGTTGCAGGGAAGCGCGCACAGGAGGGATGGATGGGTTCATGGCGGAGGCGTCGGGGCTCCATGGAGGGCAGTGGCAGCTGCTTACTGAAGAAAGGAAGGAGAGAGAGATTCAGAGAGGGAACATGGGAAGGAAGCAGAGAGAGACTGCGGGATAGGGGCTTCCTACCGGCGTCATGGAGGAACTCCGGTGAGGCTCGACGTGCTGCGGGTTGGACGGGAGGACAGCAGCCGCGTCGCCGTCGCACTCGCACCAAGGCTAGGTTCGCGCGCTGCGTCAAGCTCCGCCTCCCCCAGCGTGCAGCCGCTCGCGGGCGCACGCGAAACCACAACGGCCATGGCTGATGGCCTTCAGGTCGCCGCGGAGCTTCTCCTGTCGCCTCCTGTCGCCGCTCGTCGGAGCCCCAAGCACCGCCGCCGTGGAGTGTCCCCCTCCTCGGCGACGCTCGATCCGGTGAACCCGGAGCTCTCCTCGCCGCCGGCGGCGCGGCACTGGTCGCCGTCGCGGCTGTCTTCCTCCTCCCTGGCCCCGCCTCCCGCCTCCCGTgtacgcgcactcctcccactctCTCCCCCCACGCGTCAGCATCTTTCGCCCCCTTCGCCTTATCCATCCTTGTGCGGCGCGGGTGGAAAATAAGACGGCGTGGATGAATCGTTTCACTTATCCATGGACTGCAGGTGAAATACTAAAAAGCACAGGGATCTTTATGCAAAAAGGGTCTTTTTTTTAAACCGAAGCGTTTTCCCAGATTCACTAAAGAAAGGAATGTGGGTTCTATTTTCGAAGGAAATCGTTTATTTTCATCCGGCTGATAACAGCGACGAGTGTCCCGCGTGGCATGGACCTCACAACCTTATCCTCTCCGCGTGTCCCTCGGCTCCCTCATCTCCTATCTCTGCAGAAGCAAATCCCTATCTCTTTCTCCGGACGCAGGATAAGCAAGCCGCCACCGGTCACTGGCCCGTCGTCGCGGCAGCTACCGCTGCATGAGCCAACCCAACCTGCTGCTGCAGGCACCACCAGCTGCCATCACCGCTCCACCTgcttcttctcttttttctaGACGCGACCAGTCCAACCACAGCAGCGCTACGACCCCACGATCTCGCCGTCGACCAGTGACGCTGCAACGCGAATCGGCGAGGAGCTGCAGTGTAGCAAGCGACATGTGACCCGTGGAGCCGGAGCCATCGGCTGCCTTGGACCAGGCCGGGCTGCAATGGAGCTTCGCCGGAGCCGTCGGCGCTGCGGTGGAGCTCCGGCAGGGCTGCAATGGAGCTCGACCGGAGTTGCAATGGAGCTTCACTGGAGCCGTCGGCGCTGCCTTGGACCATGCCGGGCTGCAAtggagctccgccggagttgCAATGGAGCTTCGCCGGAGCCGTCGGCGCTGCCTTGGAACACGCGCGGGCTGTAGTGGAGCTTCGCCGGAGTTGCAATAGAGTTTTGCCGGAGCCGTCAGCGCTGCGGTGGAGCTCAGGCAGGGTTGCAATGCAGCTTCGCCGGAGCCGTCAGAGCTGCGTTGGAGCTCCGCCGGGGCTGCATTGGAGTTTGGCCGGAGTTGCAATGGAGCTTCGCCGGCGCGTCGGTGCTGCGTCGGAGCTCTGCTGGGGCCGCAATGGAGCTCACCGGAATCAATTTGTGGTGCTGCGTTGGAGCTGCGCTGGGACTGCAAGTCTGCAATGGGGCTGCGTTGACTCACTGCTACCGTGGCGTCGCTGTAATTCAACGGCCACCAGTGCACCGATCGAACGGCTAAATAGGCGAATGATTTCTCTAAGAAATCATCCGGCTTATTTGTAGCAGCCCCCATTTTCGAAAAGCAAAGGaactcaatccgtgctttattattaggaaAAGATTGACACCTTTATCtttaaacatgtggacatattttttgatttcggctttcgcttaaggacaagcgaggtctaagcttgggggagttgatacgtccattttgcatcatgcttttatatcgatatttattgcattatgggctgttattacacattatgtcacaatacgtatgcctattctctcttattttacaaggtttacataaagagggagaatgccggcagctgggattctgggctggaaaaaggagcaaatattagagacctattctgcacagcttcaaaagtcctgaaacttcacggaagtcattttcagaatatataaaaaatactgagcgcaagaagttccggaggggggccacaccctgcccacgagggtgggggcgcccccaccccctgggtgcgccccctggtggccctccgatgcccatcttctgctatatggagtctttcaatgaggaaaaaaaatcataaaccagctttcgggatgagactccgccgccacgaggcggaaccttggcggaatcaatctagtgctccggcggagctgttctgccggggaaacttccctttgggagggggaaatcatcgccatcgtcatcaccaacaatcctctcatcgggagggggtcaatctccatcaacatcttcaccagcaccatctcctctcaaaccctagttcatctcttgtatccaattcttgtctctaagtccgggattggtacctgtaggttgctagtagtgttgattacttcttgtagttgatgctagttggtttatttggtgaaagatcatatgttcagatcctatatgcatattaatactcctttgattatgaacatgaatatgctttgtgagtagttacgtttgttcctgaggacatgggggAAGTCTTGCTATtggtagtcatgtgaatttggtattcgttcgatattttgatgagatgtatgttgtctctcctctagtggtattatatgaacgtcgactacatgacactacaccattatttaggcctagagaaaggcattgggaagtaataagtagatgatgggttgctagagtgacagaagcttaaaccctagtttatgcgttgcttcgtaaggggctgatttggatccatatgtttcatgctatggttagatttactttaatacttttgttgtagttgcggatgcttgcaatagaggttaatcataagtgggatgcttgtccaagtaagggcagtacccaagtaccggtccacccacataccaaattatgaaagtaccgaacgcgaatcatatgaaagtgatgaaaactagcttgacgataattccatgtgtcctcgggagcgcttttctctatataagaatttgtccaggcttgtcctttgatacaaaaaggattgggccaccttgctgcactttatttacttttgttacttgtttctcgttacaaattatcttatcacaaaactatttgtcacctataatttcagtgcttacagagaataccttactgaaccgcttatcatttccttctactcctcgttgggttcgacactcttacttattgaaaggactacgatagatcccctatacttatgggtcatcaGGGTTCATCCCCCCGACACATGGGGAGTTATTCAAGGCCAGTATGCTGATTCAATGAGGAACATTTCCAGGCATTAAGGGTAGATTTCAAGTACCATAAAGAATGCCAGGAAATTAGTGAAATGTTCAACACATTTCTGCCTCAAATCCATGTACTCAAAGATCTAAACTATGCGTTCAGAAGATTTGCAACACATTGCAAATAACCTGCCAGATTCATTTACTGACTATAAAGGTGTCACACAATTCTACAATCCTGTAAAAGTATGCCTGAAAGAGTGGAGGTACCAACAAAATCCACTCCACTCCCCGTTCAAAGCAACAGGGGGATATGTATGGCAGAAGTACATCAGGATCCGGCTTCTCCAAGTAAGGATATCAAGGCCTGTGAATCAGTAAATGCAAGTCAACTTCACGTTGACAGACACCAAATGGGTAGTATACACCCAGTGGACGGGAAACCTCCACCAACTCAGATCATAGTGCACACAATGACCGGGACATCGGAATACCCGACTCAATCGCATTGGGAAATCGCGAGCAGTGACTATGGGTAACTATATTTCCATCAACTATATATTTATATATAGATTCTGGAGAATCATATAACCGGAAGTCTACAATTATCGACATACATTTCTCAACTAGATTGCAAAAACCTTTCAAATGATTCAGATCCAAAGACCATGGCCATGGCAAAGTGTGAACAACACTCGGGCTGAACTCAAGCAAAGGGTATAATCTAGGTAGAAATGATCTTGCTCAATAATGGGAAGGTGTTCATAAGCAATACCTACACCAGTTTTCTTCTGGAAACAGAATTGAGAACAATGAGGTGGTGAAACAAAGAGCAAGTATTGTAGCACAAGGGTTCACGCAGATACCCAACTATTCTCCAGAGGTGGGATCTCATTCAGATAACTTATATAATTGGCAGTTCAAAATCATCTATCTCTGCAGTTGATAGACGTAGTGATTACATACCCATGTAGATCATTAGATTCAGATATAGATGGTTCCTGGCAGAACCTCAATTCTGAATCGAAGTATAAAATGCAACATACATTGTGTAAAATCAATAAGTCACCATATGACTTATTATTATTGTCAGTACATTTGGTACAACCGACGTAGTGAGTTCCTTATACATAAGGATTACTCCTACAATGATGGTTATCCATGTTTGTGTGTCTGCAATGACGACACATGTAATCATCTAAAATGACGGAGTTTAAAATGAAGGATTTGGGTAAACCAAAATACCGCTCGTTACTACAACTTGAGCACCTTCATTCATACATTATGGTATACTACGTTGTCTATATCCAAAATATATTGGAGAAATTCATTGTGGACAAATCTTATCCATCCATAACTCTCATGGTAGTTCATTCTCTAGACGTAGAGAAAGATTTATTTAGACCAAGAGATGATGGAAATGAGATATTGGGACTCGGTGTTCCATAATGCCATTGGATCCACCAAACACAATTGGTTGGGACTCAAGAATATCTATCGATATCTCCAAAGGCATCAAACATCTTGTCCTGGTTTTTCAAAGTTCCATAGAAATCTGAACACCAATAGCATTGGATACATTGATCAGATCTCCGCTATGTCAGATCATAGAGAAGCTTAGTGTTCCTACTAGGTGTGGTAGCCCTATCATGAATAGTCTTCAAAACAGACCTCGTGGCTACATCCACCAACCATTATCTCAAAGATAATGTTATTTGTGTTGCCCGGATGTAAACAGTTTACGTAACAAGCAATATCACTACATTGCTCATCTTGCAAGTCAAATCATACAACAAACTTATACGTTTGTTCTCAAAGCCTCTACCAACTTCAACATGCAGAAAATGTTTCTGGAATTGGTATTCGATGACTTTGAGATATGCAAGAATCAGGGGGAGTATCTTCCTGAATTACTCATGTTCAATGCATCATATTATACTCTTTTTTCCTTTACGAGTTTACTTCATAGGTTCTCATCAAGGTTTTTAATGAGGTAATATCAACACAAGATCATATGTCATACTTTCTGTTTTCCCCACCGGGTTTTTTAGGAAAGTATATACGACATATTTATTGTCCTCTAAATTCTATGAATATACTTCATATTGAGTTAACGGAGGCAATAATCATTATATGTTGGATCATTTTCTCCTTATTTTCCCACTGGGTTTGAAGGAGTTTTATCAGCATAGCCTGTACTACTCCTCACATTTTTCCCACATGGTTTTTGAAGGAGACTTAACCAAAGATGATGGATCCTTATGCAGTCAAGCGGTAATTAGGAGGAGTGTTAAGAATAATAACCCATGCCGTTATTAGGGGATAATCCCCGCTCTTTTCCACTCGTGCGGTTCCGCAATACTAGCAACCGTCATGTCGGTTACAGCCTGGAGAGACGCCTCCAGCGAACCGTCGCCTCCCTTGGAGGCAACCGTTCCATTGTATATAAGCTTCAATCATCAATAAAGAatacacagttgattcattttgtTGTCTCTCTCGAATGTCTCTTGATTACACATCAACACTGAGTTTGGTGATTTCAGCGCTAAATTTATTCACCTTGACTAGTCAATCCGGCAACAAACAGAGAGGGAAAAGAAGAGGACGGTGACCAAGTACAGTGCTATgtacttttattattgccataCACACCATCATCGTTTCAACAATACTTCGAAAAACTGGTGTTATCATTGCTTCCAAACAGGTACTCCCTCTGATCCAAATAAGTGTGGCAATTTTCAATTCAGGTTAGTTCAACCTTAGTCCCAAATTACGACACTTATTATGTATCATATAGTTTTTCAAGATACTTTGGTATTCTTGGAATACTTAAGAATACTTTGGAACCAAACAGACCAAAATGTATTTGCATAGCTAGCCTTAGCTCTAATCAAGGTGGAGTAACAATCAACTTGCAGTGTTAAAAGACGCCAATAAGGTGCATAGCATAGAAAAATTCTGACAACACATTCGGCGTTGCATATACTAGCTATAACACTAAACAATGACAATGACATCTACAACATTGCAAATCTAAACATTGGATAATTACGGTAGCATCACATTCATAGCTTGGCACCGGCTACAGGGCCCCCCAACATTTAACTTGACTGCAGGGGGAACTCTCTCCAGGATGTATCTTTTGATGGCACCAACTGCTTTATGTGCTTCCAAGATCATAGCTCGGCTTCTGATCCAGCATTTACCGGATTTTGAGGGACCACACCTAACAGAATCACTAATCGCCCCCGTACCGGCACCAAATATACAGTCCAGTGTGAGGCTCTCAAGTGATGTTGCATTCTTGAGAATATCACATGTTAGCTCCACCATGCTCTTTGCAGAGCAAAAGCCAATGATCTGCACCTTCTTGAGCCTCTCATGCTCGTGTTGAAGAATCTGCCTCAAAAATAAGGAGGGATCTCCAAAAACCGACTCATGCTGCATATCACTCTGATCTACCTGCATAGCATCAAATATTATTGCCAATCAAATTAAATGTCTCCGCAGCAGATACTTAGACACATTTGAAGCGTGAACAGTAAACTCACACTTAAGGTGAAACTCTCCAGGACAGGACAAGCATCCAGAAACGAAGCCAAGGATAAATAATCATAGGTCGGGGTAAcagcatcatcatcatcctcaccAAGGTGAATATTCAAGTGCTTTATGTCAAGGAATTTATCAGCTACCATTGGGGTATTAACCGTCTGCACAAAGATATCTCGAATTAATCACATTCCTTCTTACAATTCATAAACACTGGAATATAATAATTGAAGCTTCAGAGTATACCTCAGAAGACGAGTATATAGCAGGAGTCTGAAGATGTGGCGCAATAGAAGGTAGCTTAGTGATAGCATAACTTACAGCATTGGGCTTATATGAATACCCCACCTTCAAGTGTTTGACCTTTGATGATTCTCTAAGCACGAGTTGTACTGGTTCACCAAAGAAGTCTAAAGTGGTGAGGTTTGGAGCTGTGCTCTCTATCACTCGCAGCATATTGCACTCTGACAGAGTCAAACAACTAAGCCGCTGCAGCCAGAATGGTATCGTCAAGCAGATTAGCTCCATGCAACACCAGACTTGCAACTCCTCCAAAGCAAAACAATTGGAAATAAGATGCCCCAACTCATCCCCCGTGATACAAACTCCATAGAGACGCAGCTTTGTCAGGCTTCTCAAGCAATCAAATCCAACCATGGGATGGAAGGCACAATTGGTGAGGTCAAGATAACAAATTGAGTTTCCACGCCCATCAAGTAAAATTGAGCACGGGAAGTTGTACTCTTCCCTATATCGCCAAGGCAGAAAAAGGGTGATTTTTTCAATCCCTGGCGTGACAGCTTTCTGGAGCCAACTATTTAAATGACATGTGTTGACATTGTTACAATCATCAAATACAAACTCAAGTATCTTCACACCGGTGTCTGAGTGATTTTTCAGAATTTGATTAACTCTGCTAGTGAAATCCCTTGCTTCCGTCTGTTTCAAGCCTAGTGTTTCCTCAGTGAAGATAAGCTTGGGGTGGCATCTCCAAGAACGTAGAAATGTGCGAGAGACACAGGCAGAGTGGGCAGAATCACACAATGGCATTAGGGAATGTACAAGGCACCAGATATCCTGCACAGGCATGGAAAAATAGTTGATCACTGGGATTGTAAAGGCAaacattttttttacaaaaaatTAAGGAACCCAGTCAAGGAATGGTGCTTTGTGCGATAGCTTGGAACAAATAAACCCAGTAGCAAAAAGACAGAAATAACGTTGACATGCAAAGCAATCATAAATATATTTCTCTCAAACACGCAGGAGGGCTGTGTAACACTTCATTAAGAAAGAAATATGTAGAAGGCTGAAGATAGAAACTTCCTCAACCCAAACACACCTCTAAGGAACAAGCTAAGAACTCACACCACAGGAAACAAAACTACCAAACTAAGACAAAGGACGAGCCTAATTGTCCAAGGTAAGCGGCCCACATAAAAGCTGCCGAAGTGCCAAATGTCTGGCTGAACACTAGAGGGTGCATTCACTAGCAACTGTCAGCAACCCATGAAAACATTTTGCCTAGCGTCACTGCAAACGCAATTGTTCCGATGCTTCCATATGTCCCACGCTACCAAGATAATGAGGCAGTTAAGCCCTTTTCGGAATTCTTTGGGAACTTGATTGAGAACTTGGCACCACCAGCTTGAGAACCAGCCAGTGGTGGGTTGTGGAGCAACAGCAATTAGGCCTAGTCTTTGCAAAATACAAGACCAGACCTGCAGGGCAAAGGCACACCGCACAAGGATGTGCTGAGTTGACTCCTCAACTCGGTCACACAAGGGGGAGAACATATCAGGTGCACCGAGCCAATTTATGCACCCAATGCACCGGTGAATTTAGGACCCTTAGATGAAAAAATAATGGGCCAGATTTTGGTCAAAAGAAGGACTATACCTCTTTTGCAGAGACAACCTTGCACTTTCTACAAACTAACCCGCACTCCACAGCACACACTTCCCATCAAAAAATCTGTGTGTTTATTTTTCTGGCCCAAACATAAAATGGTTCATATATTTTGAACCGAACGATCGATTTAAGATCCGTTTTGACTATCATTTTTGTCTTGACAAGATATTCGAAATAAGGTTGATGTTCAATATGTATCCAAAAATTAGTAGTTGCTGGTTTTTTGAAGCTTGACTCGGAACTTGTGAGAAAGATGCAAAACATGTATATGTTGCAGTCAAGTTGAGTTAAAAATTTCAAAAAGTAAAAAAATTATACTCAATATTGATCTTGATTCGAAGATCTCGTCAAAACAAAGATGGCTGTCAAAACGGATCAGAAATCGGACATTTAGTTTAAACTATATGGCACCTTTTTGTTTGAAGTAAACAAATTAAACGCGTAGATTTATTTATAGGAAAGGGAGATGTGTAGTGTGGGTTGATTTTGATAAATAGGAATATTCTGCAATGTTCCAACAATCCAACTACCAGCCTGATCGTATCCTTAAGTTTTTTATCCAATGGCTCATATAGCATGGGTGCATTCGGTGCATGAGTTGGCTCGGTGCACCTGATATGTTCTCACACAAGGGGAAAGCAGCCGGTTGTAGCAACCTCCTTTTGGCCAGGCCGTCCGCCATCCAACATCGATTATTGATGGCAAGCCAAATGAATAGCTTACAGCGCAAATGAGCCCAGGTAATCTGATAGTACCAAAAAGAAAGCCTCATAGGCTGATTTGCAAGAGTACAAGCCAGACCACGTAAATCACCTCAGTAATAAGCAACTGAGAGGTTAATTTCACTGTCAAAGCAACAAAGAAGATAATACTAGAAGATATGTTCACGATTTTATGCGGACAGCACAGGTCAACCAATTTTCCATTATCAATGTTTTATGCCATACCTCAGGTAGATCCGGCCCTGAAGATGTCGGCGTATCATCACCCTGTGACTGATCATCTTGTTGGCAGAGTGAGTCCTTTTTATCTGGCACTGAAGTAACCAATTCATCTGCAGCACATAATACACGGCAGTGAGTGATACAGATGTTAACAGAAGGAAACAACCAACTCGAGCATACAAACACACACGCACAGGCACAACAATTCTGGTTCTCCCTTTTACCCAGTTTTCTGCAAGATA from Triticum urartu cultivar G1812 chromosome 3, Tu2.1, whole genome shotgun sequence encodes:
- the LOC125545290 gene encoding uncharacterized protein LOC125545290 isoform X1; protein product: MDKAKGAKDADAWGERVGGVRVHGRREAGPGRRKTAATATSAAPPAARRAPGSPDRASPRRGTLHGGGAWGSDERRQEATGEAPRRPEGHQPWPLWFRVRPRAAARWGRRSLTQRANLALVRVRRRRGCCPPVQPAARRASPEFLHDAVSSCHCPPWSPDASAMNPSIPPVRASLQLQTPARSSLHRAAAVRAEDDASASTARPLCFALDCQAPPVLIPVQLRALACPHGELRLLRVVAASLNLHHLLQVGAQGVASCQRRQSCCSRVVIGLRVLLQQQIRVLLQHQSMDFPSRI
- the LOC125545290 gene encoding uncharacterized protein LOC125545290 isoform X2, with the protein product MDKAKGAKDADAWGERVGGVRVHGRREAGPGRRKTAATATSAAPPAARRAPGSPDRASPRRGTLHGGGAWGSDERRQEATGEAPRRPEGHQPWPLWFRVRPRAAARWGRRSLTQRANLALVRVRRRRGCCPPVQPAARRASPEFLHDAVSSCHCPPWSPDASAMNPSIPPVRASLQLQTPARSSLHRAAAVRAEDDASASTARPLCFALDCQAPPVLIPVQLRALACPHGR
- the LOC125545291 gene encoding uncharacterized protein LOC125545291 isoform X1, whose translation is MPCLVDTRSKISLGVGDELVTSVPDKKDSLCQQDDQSQGDDTPTSSGPDLPEDIWCLVHSLMPLCDSAHSACVSRTFLRSWRCHPKLIFTEETLGLKQTEARDFTSRVNQILKNHSDTGVKILEFVFDDCNNVNTCHLNSWLQKAVTPGIEKITLFLPWRYREEYNFPCSILLDGRGNSICYLDLTNCAFHPMVGFDCLRSLTKLRLYGVCITGDELGHLISNCFALEELQVWCCMELICLTIPFWLQRLSCLTLSECNMLRVIESTAPNLTTLDFFGEPVQLVLRESSKVKHLKVGYSYKPNAVSYAITKLPSIAPHLQTPAIYSSSETVNTPMVADKFLDIKHLNIHLGEDDDDAVTPTYDYLSLASFLDACPVLESFTLSVDQSDMQHESVFGDPSLFLRQILQHEHERLKKVQIIGFCSAKSMVELTCDILKNATSLESLTLDCIFGAGTGAISDSVRCGPSKSGKCWIRSRAMILEAHKAVGAIKRYILERVPPAVKLNVGGPCSRCQAMNVMLP
- the LOC125545291 gene encoding uncharacterized protein LOC125545291 isoform X2 encodes the protein MPLCDSAHSACVSRTFLRSWRCHPKLIFTEETLGLKQTEARDFTSRVNQILKNHSDTGVKILEFVFDDCNNVNTCHLNSWLQKAVTPGIEKITLFLPWRYREEYNFPCSILLDGRGNSICYLDLTNCAFHPMVGFDCLRSLTKLRLYGVCITGDELGHLISNCFALEELQVWCCMELICLTIPFWLQRLSCLTLSECNMLRVIESTAPNLTTLDFFGEPVQLVLRESSKVKHLKVGYSYKPNAVSYAITKLPSIAPHLQTPAIYSSSETVNTPMVADKFLDIKHLNIHLGEDDDDAVTPTYDYLSLASFLDACPVLESFTLSVDQSDMQHESVFGDPSLFLRQILQHEHERLKKVQIIGFCSAKSMVELTCDILKNATSLESLTLDCIFGAGTGAISDSVRCGPSKSGKCWIRSRAMILEAHKAVGAIKRYILERVPPAVKLNVGGPCSRCQAMNVMLP